Proteins encoded within one genomic window of Streptomyces kaniharaensis:
- a CDS encoding glycosyltransferase family 2 protein, translating to MNADARKPLWRSTAWWIAAAVAARNLNGQRQVRRTLAWADRPAPTGDRRSAFPLVLHVVIPVLREQQQIPAALSWFVPLLRNFPGSTLTMVTTAREEAERQHLAAKLAGATAADLTVERFPQLTDDELAALGKALPGTIDGSLTGALAAEVLSSFPTTAEVVTAELARLPEPHRMVRHVHYRGDGRKAAQVNAAVDQLSTAGADQEYIAVYDVDSRPSRELLDRTADFLAHRQANDGGLPCVVQQSARFATQNTAGTWWERSLCRGAARAQTLWTLRREIPNLRRYADAARRPHATPRLPGLAQTVGHGLLVRMDVFRQVGGLPTFTVLDDVAFGYRLTVDGIPVDSLPFTTTVPAAEYLRELLAQSERWFQSYLDYPQCAARWHAEGHGSSRDHAAALTIGAYRGMAWLLVSPATAGCLALALGPRTRLPTRAAAATALWAATVAPVRALAAAEGRHLTVRETAVRSAETLAGLLLKSAGPLTALGRWAVTGTRHAALAPKSNRRTAPSTTTDREFA from the coding sequence GTGAACGCTGACGCCCGGAAGCCGCTGTGGCGAAGCACGGCCTGGTGGATCGCCGCCGCCGTGGCCGCGCGCAACCTGAACGGTCAGCGGCAGGTCCGCCGGACGCTGGCCTGGGCCGACCGACCCGCGCCGACTGGAGACAGGCGGTCGGCGTTCCCCTTGGTGCTGCACGTGGTCATCCCGGTGCTGCGGGAGCAACAGCAGATCCCCGCCGCCCTTTCCTGGTTCGTCCCTCTCCTGCGCAACTTCCCCGGCTCAACGCTGACCATGGTGACCACAGCCCGTGAGGAGGCTGAGCGGCAGCACCTGGCCGCCAAATTGGCGGGGGCGACGGCGGCCGACCTCACGGTGGAGCGCTTCCCTCAGCTGACCGACGACGAGCTGGCCGCCCTCGGCAAGGCCCTTCCCGGCACCATCGATGGCTCGCTGACCGGGGCCCTGGCCGCCGAGGTGCTGTCCAGCTTCCCCACCACGGCGGAGGTCGTCACGGCGGAACTCGCGCGCCTGCCGGAGCCGCATCGGATGGTCCGGCACGTCCACTACCGAGGGGACGGGCGCAAGGCCGCACAGGTGAATGCCGCCGTCGACCAGCTCTCCACCGCCGGAGCGGACCAGGAGTACATCGCCGTCTACGACGTGGACTCCCGCCCGAGCCGCGAGCTGCTGGACCGGACCGCCGATTTCCTGGCCCACCGCCAGGCCAACGACGGCGGACTCCCATGCGTCGTCCAGCAGTCGGCTCGCTTCGCCACCCAGAACACGGCCGGCACCTGGTGGGAGCGGAGCCTGTGCCGAGGCGCCGCCCGCGCTCAGACCCTATGGACCCTTCGCCGCGAGATCCCCAACCTCCGCCGTTACGCCGACGCTGCCCGCCGCCCGCACGCCACCCCCCGTCTGCCGGGACTGGCCCAGACCGTCGGCCACGGCCTCCTCGTTCGCATGGACGTCTTCCGGCAGGTCGGCGGGCTGCCTACCTTCACGGTGCTCGACGACGTCGCCTTCGGCTACCGGCTCACCGTGGACGGCATCCCGGTGGACAGCCTGCCCTTCACCACCACCGTGCCGGCGGCCGAATACCTGCGCGAGCTGCTCGCCCAGAGCGAGCGCTGGTTCCAGAGCTACCTCGACTACCCGCAGTGCGCCGCCCGCTGGCACGCCGAAGGTCACGGCAGCAGCCGCGACCACGCGGCGGCCCTGACCATCGGCGCCTACCGGGGCATGGCCTGGCTGCTGGTGTCCCCTGCAACCGCTGGTTGTCTGGCCCTCGCACTCGGCCCGCGCACGCGCCTGCCCACCCGGGCAGCAGCCGCGACGGCGCTCTGGGCAGCCACCGTCGCACCCGTCCGTGCCCTCGCCGCAGCCGAAGGCCGACATCTGACGGTGCGGGAGACCGCCGTGCGAAGCGCGGAGACGCTGGCCGGGCTCCTGCTCAAGAGCGCTGGCCCGCTGACCGCGCTCGGCCGCTGGGCGGTCACCGGCACCCGACACGCCGCGCTCGCTCCCAAGAGCAACCGCCGCACCGCCCCATCCACCACCACGGACAGGGAGTTCGCGTGA
- a CDS encoding glycosyltransferase family 8 protein translates to MNTAPRPLPALVCGVDDGYARPLRTLMHSIAAAHPGSVDELRLIVLDQQISEANRKAVLRDADRIGLATELRPAPATDPLYPVSDWVSGAVYVRLAIPEVIPDERRVLYLDADTMVLGDLRPLLRQSLDGRPIGAVRDPQNPVIGRGIQLPGWEELGVPYGRDYFNSGVMLIDLDRCERLGLFDRSREFLSEHPDKVRFWDQDALNWAVDDNWQRLDRRWNTFAMSPQATAPGFIHYAEADSPLAQLLQDEKTAALVHFAGPDKPWQDTYPASSLRDTYRLFHDYVHAGGIE, encoded by the coding sequence GTGAACACTGCCCCGCGCCCGCTTCCCGCACTCGTCTGCGGGGTCGACGACGGATACGCCCGCCCGCTGCGGACGCTGATGCACTCGATCGCCGCCGCCCACCCCGGCAGCGTCGACGAGCTTCGCCTGATCGTCCTCGACCAGCAGATCAGCGAGGCCAACCGGAAGGCGGTCCTGCGGGATGCCGACCGCATCGGCCTCGCCACCGAGCTACGGCCGGCACCGGCGACCGACCCGCTCTACCCGGTCTCCGACTGGGTCAGCGGCGCGGTGTACGTGCGGCTGGCCATCCCGGAGGTCATCCCGGACGAGCGGCGGGTGCTCTACCTGGACGCCGACACCATGGTGCTCGGTGACCTCCGGCCGCTGCTGCGGCAGTCCCTCGACGGGCGCCCGATCGGGGCGGTGCGCGACCCTCAGAACCCGGTCATCGGCCGCGGCATCCAACTTCCCGGCTGGGAGGAACTCGGCGTCCCGTACGGCAGGGACTACTTCAACAGCGGCGTCATGCTCATCGACCTCGACCGGTGTGAGCGGCTGGGCCTCTTCGACCGCTCCCGGGAGTTCCTGTCCGAGCACCCCGACAAGGTCCGGTTCTGGGACCAGGACGCCCTGAACTGGGCCGTCGATGACAACTGGCAGCGCCTGGACCGGCGGTGGAACACCTTCGCCATGTCCCCGCAGGCCACCGCGCCCGGGTTCATCCACTACGCCGAGGCCGACAGCCCCCTCGCCCAGCTCCTCCAGGACGAGAAGACCGCCGCCCTCGTGCACTTCGCCGGCCCCGACAAGCCATGGCAGGACACCTACCCGGCCAGCTCACTGCGGGATACCTACCGGCTGTTCCACGACTACGTCCACGCTGGCGGCATCGAGTGA
- a CDS encoding UDP-glucuronic acid decarboxylase family protein: MPRLQAALPYPRDPAATTLPAAFARRTAVVTGAAGFIGSHLCERLLSLGAEVIGVDNLLTGRLDNLAGLRSAGGFRFQTDDVTRPFTVAGPVDFVFHLASPASPLDYARHPLATLKVGAMGTLNALELAETKHARFLLASTSEVYGDPLVHPQPEQYWGNVNPVGPRSVYDEAKRYAEALTSCFERTGSTRTRIVRIFNTYGPRMRADDGRAVPAFLQQALAGEPITVAGDGSQTRSLCFVSDTVEGLLAAATADYPGPVNLGNPDEITMLQLAEEIRAMTSSASVVTFVPLPTDDPKRRCPDITAARAHLGWEPTTHLRDGLRQTLVWAQKHFPLQAATPGRSAS, from the coding sequence GTGCCACGCCTGCAAGCAGCACTGCCCTACCCGCGAGACCCCGCAGCCACGACATTGCCCGCGGCCTTCGCCCGCCGTACCGCAGTCGTCACCGGTGCTGCCGGGTTCATCGGCTCGCATCTGTGCGAGCGCCTGCTGAGCCTGGGGGCAGAGGTGATCGGCGTCGACAACCTGCTGACCGGCCGCCTCGACAACCTGGCCGGCCTGCGCTCGGCCGGCGGCTTCCGTTTCCAGACTGACGACGTGACCCGACCGTTCACGGTGGCCGGTCCGGTGGACTTCGTCTTCCACCTCGCGTCGCCCGCCTCGCCGCTCGACTATGCCCGCCACCCGCTTGCCACGCTGAAGGTCGGCGCGATGGGCACGCTCAACGCCCTGGAACTGGCCGAGACCAAGCACGCCCGGTTCCTGCTGGCTTCAACCTCCGAGGTGTACGGCGACCCGCTCGTGCACCCGCAGCCCGAGCAGTACTGGGGCAACGTCAACCCGGTCGGCCCCCGCAGCGTCTACGACGAGGCCAAGCGGTACGCCGAGGCGCTTACCTCCTGCTTCGAGCGCACCGGCAGCACCCGCACCCGCATCGTGCGGATCTTCAACACCTACGGCCCGAGGATGCGCGCCGACGACGGCCGTGCGGTGCCCGCCTTCCTACAGCAGGCGCTGGCAGGCGAGCCGATCACGGTGGCCGGCGACGGCAGCCAGACCCGCTCGCTGTGCTTCGTGTCCGACACCGTCGAGGGCCTGCTCGCCGCCGCCACCGCGGATTACCCCGGCCCGGTGAACCTGGGCAACCCGGACGAGATCACCATGCTGCAGCTCGCCGAGGAGATCCGGGCGATGACCAGCTCCGCCTCCGTCGTCACCTTCGTCCCGCTGCCCACCGACGACCCCAAGCGCCGCTGCCCCGACATCACCGCTGCCCGTGCCCACCTCGGCTGGGAGCCCACCACGCATCTGCGCGACGGCCTGCGCCAGACCCTCGTCTGGGCCCAGAAGCACTTCCCCCTCCAGGCCGCTACCCCTGGAAGGAGCGCCTCGTGA